A DNA window from Anastrepha ludens isolate Willacy chromosome 6, idAnaLude1.1, whole genome shotgun sequence contains the following coding sequences:
- the LOC128867932 gene encoding uncharacterized protein LOC128867932 isoform X2 has protein sequence MLRFLAYLLASLFLLSAAHARQSSATPGQQFERTRHLAAPPINISAPAIYLPEVIPVREEPQEPQTTPRAPIRATRRTMRSGT, from the exons ATGTTGCGCTTTCTCGCTTATCTGCTCGCCAGTTTGTTCTTGTTATCAGCTGCGCACGCGCGTCAAAGTTCCGCCACGCCTGGACAG CAATTCGAACGCACTCGTCATTTAGCTGCTCCTCCAATTAATATCAGTGCGCCTGCAATTTATTTGCCAGAAGTAATTCCAGTGAGAGAGGAGCCACAGGAACCACAAACAACGCCAAGAGCGCCAATAAGAGCTACAAGAAGAACAATGAGAAGTGGAACATAG
- the LOC128867932 gene encoding uncharacterized protein LOC128867932 isoform X1 — protein MLRFLAYLLASLFLLSAAHARQSSATPGQVGGQFERTRHLAAPPINISAPAIYLPEVIPVREEPQEPQTTPRAPIRATRRTMRSGT, from the exons ATGTTGCGCTTTCTCGCTTATCTGCTCGCCAGTTTGTTCTTGTTATCAGCTGCGCACGCGCGTCAAAGTTCCGCCACGCCTGGACAGGTCGGTGGG CAATTCGAACGCACTCGTCATTTAGCTGCTCCTCCAATTAATATCAGTGCGCCTGCAATTTATTTGCCAGAAGTAATTCCAGTGAGAGAGGAGCCACAGGAACCACAAACAACGCCAAGAGCGCCAATAAGAGCTACAAGAAGAACAATGAGAAGTGGAACATAG